The following are from one region of the Cloacibacterium sp. TD35 genome:
- the carB gene encoding carbamoyl-phosphate synthase large subunit, whose translation MKRTDIKTILVIGSGPIIIGQAAEFDYAGTQACLALKEEGYKVILINSNPATIMTDVEIADKVYIEPISLPFVSHIIRKERPDALLPTLGGQTGLNMAVELQNSGILEECGVEVLGTKLSAINRAEDRDLFRELMRELNEPVPDSDIVNTVEGALAFAEKIGYPVIVRPAFTMGGTGGGIAHDEYQLTEIAELGLKYSPVTQCLIEKSIAGFKEIEYEVMRDKNDNAIVVCNMENIDPVGVHTGDSIVVAPSQTLSDREYQMLRNASLKIIRALGIEGGCNVQLALDPHSFNYYIIEVNPRVSRSSALASKATGYPIAKLAAKIAVGLTLDEMLNPVTGKTYACFEPALDYVVTKIPRFPFDKFETADRRLSTQMKATGEVMAIGRSFEESLMKAIRSLETGIQHLGLKTKQSLALTDEDIERRIRVCDDERLFIIGEALRRGYDWETIVEWSKIDKFFVWKFKKLIDFEKTIAEDKFNKEILLEAKRLGFSDINIAHLWETDYREIFKFRKENGVMPVYKMVDTCAAEFESETPYFYGTYEEENESIPSDKEKIIVLGSGPIRIGQGVEFDYATVHSVWAIKQMGYEAIIINNNPETVSTDFSISDKLYFEPLTEEDVMNIIELEKPKGVIVQFGGQTAINLADKLAAHGVEILGTSLEDLDRAENRDKFEQALQELGIPQPLGKTCFSKEEAIKIANEIGFPVLVRPSYVLGGRAMEIVYNDAELDHYMEHAVDASPEHPVLVDRYLTGKEVEVDAICDGETTVIPGIMEHIERAGVHSGDSIAVYPPQTLTQDQIATLEDYTKRLAKGLKVVGLMNIQYVISDGNVYVIEVNPRSSRTVPFLSKITEVPMANLATKAILGANLKDLGYQDGLVPNKEGIFVKVPVFSFSKLTRVDVTLGPEMKSTGEVMGKDSTLEKALYKGLIGAGRKVPLHGSILFTIDDVNKPEAARLAKRFYDIGFKIWATRGTSRYFNELNIPTKIGYKIEEETENLISLIQKGKVQYVVNTTTKGKQSMNDGFLIRRTSVENGVPCLTSMDTVEAMLKVIESMTFKMEKM comes from the coding sequence ATGAAAAGAACAGATATTAAAACCATTTTAGTAATAGGAAGCGGCCCAATTATCATCGGGCAAGCTGCAGAATTTGACTATGCAGGAACTCAAGCTTGCCTTGCATTAAAAGAAGAAGGTTACAAAGTAATCCTCATCAATTCTAATCCTGCAACCATCATGACCGATGTAGAAATTGCAGACAAAGTTTATATAGAGCCTATTTCTCTTCCATTTGTAAGTCATATCATCAGAAAAGAACGTCCAGATGCACTTTTGCCAACTTTGGGTGGACAAACTGGATTGAACATGGCGGTAGAATTACAGAATTCTGGAATTTTAGAAGAATGTGGAGTAGAAGTTCTAGGAACTAAACTTTCTGCCATCAATAGAGCAGAAGACAGAGACTTGTTCCGTGAATTAATGAGAGAATTAAACGAGCCCGTTCCAGATTCTGATATTGTAAATACAGTAGAAGGCGCGTTAGCTTTTGCAGAAAAAATAGGTTATCCAGTAATTGTTCGTCCTGCTTTTACCATGGGTGGAACAGGTGGTGGAATTGCTCATGATGAATACCAACTGACAGAAATTGCAGAACTTGGACTTAAATATTCTCCTGTTACCCAATGTTTAATTGAAAAATCAATTGCAGGATTTAAGGAGATTGAATACGAAGTAATGCGAGACAAAAACGATAATGCAATCGTGGTTTGTAACATGGAAAACATAGATCCAGTTGGTGTTCACACTGGAGATTCTATCGTAGTAGCGCCTTCGCAAACGCTTTCTGACAGAGAATATCAAATGCTCAGAAATGCTTCACTCAAAATTATTAGAGCACTCGGAATAGAAGGAGGTTGTAACGTACAGTTGGCTTTAGACCCTCATTCTTTCAACTATTATATCATCGAAGTAAATCCTAGAGTTTCTAGAAGCTCGGCTTTAGCAAGTAAAGCAACGGGTTATCCTATTGCTAAATTAGCCGCTAAAATTGCAGTAGGACTTACTCTAGACGAAATGCTTAATCCAGTTACAGGAAAAACATACGCTTGTTTCGAGCCTGCTCTAGATTATGTAGTGACAAAAATTCCTAGATTCCCTTTTGATAAATTCGAAACTGCAGACAGAAGACTTTCTACCCAGATGAAAGCAACGGGTGAAGTGATGGCGATTGGTAGAAGTTTTGAGGAATCATTAATGAAAGCCATTCGTTCTTTAGAAACAGGAATTCAGCATTTAGGATTAAAAACAAAGCAATCACTTGCCTTAACGGATGAAGATATCGAACGCAGAATTAGAGTGTGTGATGACGAAAGATTATTCATCATCGGCGAAGCTTTAAGAAGAGGTTATGATTGGGAAACCATTGTAGAATGGAGTAAAATAGATAAATTCTTCGTTTGGAAATTCAAAAAACTGATTGATTTTGAAAAAACCATTGCGGAGGATAAATTCAACAAAGAAATATTACTGGAAGCGAAAAGATTAGGCTTCTCAGATATTAATATTGCACACCTTTGGGAAACAGATTATAGAGAAATCTTCAAATTCAGAAAAGAAAACGGAGTGATGCCAGTTTACAAAATGGTAGATACTTGTGCTGCAGAATTTGAATCTGAAACCCCTTATTTCTATGGAACTTACGAAGAAGAAAACGAGAGCATCCCTTCTGATAAAGAAAAAATCATCGTTTTAGGTTCTGGTCCTATCAGAATTGGTCAAGGAGTAGAATTTGATTACGCTACCGTTCACTCCGTTTGGGCAATTAAGCAAATGGGATACGAAGCGATTATCATCAATAATAACCCAGAAACAGTTTCTACAGATTTCTCGATTTCAGATAAACTATATTTCGAGCCTTTAACAGAGGAAGATGTAATGAACATCATAGAACTCGAAAAACCAAAAGGAGTGATTGTACAGTTTGGCGGACAAACTGCAATCAACCTTGCCGATAAATTGGCCGCTCATGGAGTAGAAATTCTAGGGACTTCTCTAGAAGATTTAGACAGAGCCGAAAACAGAGATAAATTTGAACAAGCACTTCAGGAATTGGGCATTCCACAACCTCTTGGTAAAACATGTTTCTCTAAAGAAGAAGCAATTAAAATTGCCAATGAAATTGGATTCCCAGTTTTAGTGAGACCAAGTTACGTTCTGGGAGGAAGAGCCATGGAAATCGTATACAACGATGCCGAACTGGATCATTACATGGAACATGCGGTAGATGCAAGTCCAGAACACCCAGTTTTAGTAGACCGTTACCTCACCGGAAAAGAAGTAGAAGTAGACGCAATTTGCGATGGCGAAACGACTGTAATTCCAGGAATTATGGAACACATCGAAAGAGCGGGAGTTCACTCAGGAGATTCTATTGCAGTATATCCTCCACAAACACTTACTCAAGACCAAATTGCAACACTGGAAGATTACACCAAACGTTTAGCAAAAGGTTTGAAAGTAGTAGGTTTAATGAATATTCAGTATGTAATTTCTGATGGAAATGTATATGTGATTGAAGTAAATCCGCGTTCATCGAGAACCGTTCCTTTCTTGTCAAAAATCACAGAAGTTCCGATGGCAAATTTAGCGACCAAAGCAATTCTCGGAGCAAATCTGAAAGATTTAGGCTATCAAGATGGATTGGTTCCAAATAAAGAAGGAATTTTTGTAAAAGTACCAGTATTCTCGTTCAGTAAATTAACAAGAGTAGATGTAACACTGGGACCAGAAATGAAATCTACAGGAGAAGTAATGGGCAAAGATTCTACGCTTGAAAAAGCCTTGTACAAAGGTTTAATTGGTGCAGGTAGAAAAGTTCCTTTACATGGTTCTATCTTATTCACCATAGATGATGTAAATAAGCCAGAAGCTGCAAGATTAGCAAAAAGATTCTACGATATAGGTTTCAAAATTTGGGCAACCAGAGGAACTTCTAGATATTTTAACGAACTCAATATCCCAACCAAAATTGGATATAAAATAGAAGAAGAAACAGAGAACTTAATCAGTTTAATCCAGAAAGGAAAAGTACAATATGTAGTGAATACCACTACAAAAGGAAAACAGTCGATGAATGACGGGTTCTTAATCCGTAGAACTTCGGTAGAAAATGGTGTTCCTTGTCTTACCAGTATGGATACCGTAGAAGCAATGCTCAAAGTAATCGAAAGCATGACTTTCAAAATGGAAAAAATGTAA
- a CDS encoding rhodanese-like domain-containing protein: MKSICPSTFQTMINETIQLVDVRERYEFELYKMGLPIVENLPFSEIEELLTHFDADKKIVLVCNNSVRSKSVAKYLEDRDFNQIYYLEGGLVKWQQNDLPLLGNPPEIISHSLSKTAECGS; encoded by the coding sequence ATGAAAAGCATTTGTCCTAGTACCTTTCAAACGATGATAAACGAAACCATTCAATTGGTAGACGTTAGAGAACGCTATGAATTTGAATTGTATAAAATGGGACTTCCTATCGTAGAAAATCTTCCCTTCAGCGAGATAGAAGAATTATTGACACATTTTGATGCAGATAAAAAAATCGTTTTGGTTTGTAATAATAGTGTGAGAAGTAAAAGTGTTGCCAAATATTTGGAAGATAGAGACTTTAACCAGATTTACTATTTAGAAGGTGGTTTGGTAAAATGGCAACAAAATGATTTACCACTTCTTGGAAATCCACCAGAAATCATTTCACATTCCCTTTCTAAAACTGCGGAATGCGGCAGTTAA
- the carA gene encoding glutamine-hydrolyzing carbamoyl-phosphate synthase small subunit codes for MKKKLILESGEVFHGQGFGANTDTDGEVVFNTGMTGYQELISDPSYCGQIVTMTYPLIGNYGINRDDFESIEPAIKGLIVRELCDFPSNFRSQLSLDEFFAKKKLSGISGIDTRKLTRIIRNHGVLKGKIVDENADETAVIAELKAKDFPINQVEQVSTKTPYASPGRGFKVVLVDFGSKLGIIRELSQRDCDIIVVSQDTTADEILLMNPDGVMLSNGPGDPQDVKGASELINGLLGKVPIFGICLGHQLIGLACGAKTYKLKFGHRGGNHPVLDLKTGKVAITSQNHGYAIDEESLENTDLEVTHIALNDKTNEGVRHKKYPCFSVQYHPEASPGPEDANYLFDEFVEMMEEFKIKN; via the coding sequence ATGAAAAAGAAATTAATTTTAGAATCAGGTGAAGTTTTTCACGGACAAGGTTTTGGTGCAAATACCGATACTGATGGAGAAGTGGTGTTCAATACCGGGATGACTGGTTACCAAGAACTCATTTCAGATCCTTCATATTGCGGTCAAATTGTGACCATGACCTATCCATTAATTGGTAATTACGGAATTAATAGAGATGATTTCGAAAGTATTGAACCAGCTATTAAAGGCTTAATCGTGAGGGAATTGTGTGATTTTCCTTCTAATTTCAGAAGTCAATTGTCTTTAGATGAATTTTTTGCCAAAAAAAAGCTATCAGGAATTTCAGGAATTGATACCAGAAAACTGACTAGAATTATCAGAAATCACGGGGTTTTAAAAGGAAAAATTGTAGATGAAAATGCAGATGAAACAGCAGTAATTGCTGAACTGAAAGCTAAAGATTTCCCAATTAATCAAGTAGAGCAGGTTTCTACCAAAACACCTTATGCAAGTCCAGGAAGAGGTTTCAAAGTGGTTTTAGTGGACTTTGGTTCTAAATTAGGCATTATCAGAGAACTTTCTCAGAGAGATTGCGACATCATTGTGGTGTCTCAAGATACTACAGCAGATGAGATTCTATTAATGAATCCAGATGGAGTAATGCTTTCTAACGGTCCTGGTGATCCACAAGATGTAAAAGGTGCTTCAGAATTAATCAATGGTTTACTGGGTAAAGTTCCAATCTTCGGAATTTGTTTAGGTCACCAGTTAATTGGTTTGGCTTGTGGAGCAAAAACATATAAATTAAAATTCGGTCACAGAGGTGGAAATCACCCAGTTCTAGATTTAAAAACAGGAAAAGTAGCGATTACTTCTCAGAATCACGGTTATGCTATAGACGAAGAATCTCTAGAAAATACCGATTTAGAAGTAACACACATCGCTCTGAATGATAAAACAAACGAAGGGGTTCGTCATAAGAAATATCCATGTTTTTCGGTACAATATCACCCAGAAGCAAGTCCAGGTCCAGAAGATGCCAATTATCTTTTTGATGAGTTTGTGGAAATGATGGAAGAGTTTAAAATTAAGAACTAA
- a CDS encoding IS1/IS1595 family N-terminal zinc-binding domain-containing protein: protein MKINCCPKCENSEIVKSGIVKGKQRYFCRDCNYYFTVNKIGKKIDDYYVTKALQLYLEGLSLREIERILGISHVTISSWIKEYNIKKPPHSDFHATYKVFKQIELAEYIKNEENLKGSGLIITEFGDKFMMIKWERFKK from the coding sequence ATGAAAATAAATTGTTGCCCAAAATGCGAAAACTCAGAAATCGTTAAAAGTGGTATTGTTAAAGGAAAACAGCGCTATTTTTGCCGAGATTGCAATTACTATTTTACGGTAAACAAAATTGGCAAAAAGATAGATGATTACTATGTTACCAAAGCCTTACAACTGTATCTAGAAGGCTTAAGTTTAAGAGAAATAGAGCGTATTTTGGGCATTTCTCATGTCACCATCAGTTCTTGGATTAAGGAATACAATATTAAGAAACCACCACATTCTGATTTTCATGCTACTTATAAGGTTTTCAAACAAATAGAACTTGCAGAATACATCAAAAATGAAGAAAACCTAAAGGGTTCTGGACTCATCATTACCGAATTCGGAGATAAGTTTATGATGATAAAATGGGAACGTTTTAAAAAGTAA
- a CDS encoding aspartate carbamoyltransferase catalytic subunit, giving the protein MIKLSRLSLESVEKLLNQALEFANGKTVKAKSDIFVANLFFEDSTRTKISFEVAEKKLGLHVVHFDESKSSINKGESLLDTIKTLESIGINLSVIRHQKTRFYDELKGVKMGVVNAGDGIGHHPSQALLDLMTIKQEFGDFKDLKVGIVGDIKHSRVANSDADTLRRLGAKVYFSGPREWFDEGSIMNGTYRDLDAMITDVDVLILLRIQHERHDEKMKLTPQDYLKKYGLTKEREQKMKPNAIIMHPAPINRGVEIDNDLVESERSRIFKQMQNGVFARMAILKKVLEERGFEFE; this is encoded by the coding sequence ATGATTAAATTATCCAGATTGTCATTAGAGAGTGTTGAAAAACTATTAAATCAAGCTCTAGAATTTGCAAACGGCAAAACAGTAAAGGCCAAATCAGACATTTTTGTTGCGAATCTTTTTTTTGAAGACAGTACCAGAACTAAAATTAGTTTTGAGGTTGCCGAAAAAAAATTAGGATTGCATGTAGTGCATTTTGATGAGTCAAAAAGTTCAATCAATAAAGGCGAAAGTCTTTTAGATACTATTAAAACTCTAGAATCAATTGGGATAAACCTCTCAGTGATTAGACACCAAAAAACCAGATTTTATGACGAATTAAAAGGAGTAAAAATGGGGGTAGTAAATGCAGGAGACGGAATTGGGCATCACCCAAGTCAAGCGTTACTGGATTTAATGACCATCAAACAGGAATTTGGTGATTTTAAAGATTTGAAAGTTGGAATTGTAGGGGATATTAAACACAGTAGAGTTGCAAATTCTGATGCAGATACGCTGAGAAGATTAGGTGCGAAAGTATATTTCTCTGGACCAAGAGAATGGTTTGACGAAGGAAGTATAATGAATGGAACCTACAGAGATTTAGACGCAATGATTACAGATGTAGATGTGCTTATTCTATTAAGAATTCAGCACGAAAGACATGATGAAAAAATGAAATTGACGCCTCAAGATTATCTCAAAAAATACGGTCTTACCAAAGAGCGTGAGCAAAAAATGAAACCAAATGCCATTATCATGCACCCAGCTCCAATAAACAGAGGGGTAGAAATAGACAATGATTTGGTAGAAAGCGAACGTTCTAGAATCTTTAAGCAAATGCAAAATGGAGTATTTGCAAGGATGGCAATCCTTAAAAAAGTTTTAGAAGAAAGAGGTTTTGAATTTGAATAA
- a CDS encoding bifunctional transcriptional activator/DNA repair enzyme AdaA — translation MNLPNDIMYNASFNKDASFEGVFWLGVKTTGIFCRPTCTARKPKPENVEFFSNTKDAILKGYRPCKVCKPLEKLNETPKYIQEIITELAENPSLKFKDYDLVKRGIEPATMRRWFLKNHGITFQAYQRMFRINSAFKKIQQGETVTETALESGYESLSGFTESFKNVFGVSPKNSKNQKIIDLKRIETPLGTMYTAATDEGICMLEFTDRKMLETELKQLSKSLNANIIQGESPHFKILEEQLTEYFEGKRKEFSVPLHFVGSDFQKSVWEVLMKIPYGEKWSYAQQSEILGDVKKVRAVANANGMNKISILVPCHRVIGSDGNLTGYGGGIWRKQKLLELEGAILF, via the coding sequence ATGAACTTACCTAACGATATCATGTATAATGCTTCTTTCAATAAAGATGCAAGTTTCGAAGGCGTTTTTTGGTTGGGCGTAAAAACTACGGGAATTTTTTGTAGACCAACTTGTACTGCGCGAAAACCAAAACCCGAAAATGTAGAATTTTTCAGCAATACGAAAGATGCGATTCTAAAAGGATATCGCCCTTGTAAGGTTTGTAAACCATTAGAAAAACTGAACGAAACCCCGAAATATATTCAGGAAATCATCACAGAATTAGCAGAAAATCCTTCTTTGAAGTTCAAAGATTACGACTTGGTAAAACGCGGAATAGAACCTGCAACCATGAGACGTTGGTTTCTGAAAAATCACGGAATCACGTTTCAGGCGTATCAAAGAATGTTCAGAATTAATTCTGCATTTAAGAAAATTCAACAAGGCGAAACCGTAACGGAAACCGCTCTGGAAAGTGGCTACGAAAGTTTAAGTGGTTTTACCGAAAGTTTTAAAAATGTTTTCGGCGTGTCTCCTAAAAATTCTAAAAATCAGAAAATAATTGATTTAAAACGCATCGAAACTCCACTCGGAACCATGTATACCGCTGCAACGGATGAAGGAATTTGTATGCTAGAATTTACAGACAGAAAAATGCTGGAAACCGAACTCAAACAACTTTCAAAATCCTTAAATGCCAATATTATTCAAGGAGAGAGTCCTCATTTTAAAATTTTAGAAGAACAACTTACCGAATATTTTGAAGGAAAAAGAAAAGAATTTAGCGTTCCGCTACATTTTGTAGGTTCAGATTTTCAGAAATCAGTTTGGGAAGTGTTGATGAAAATTCCCTATGGAGAAAAATGGAGTTATGCCCAACAATCTGAAATTTTGGGAGATGTAAAAAAAGTGAGAGCAGTTGCAAATGCTAACGGAATGAATAAAATATCCATCTTGGTTCCATGTCACAGAGTGATTGGCAGCGATGGAAATCTCACGGGTTATGGCGGTGGAATTTGGCGAAAACAAAAACTATTAGAATTAGAAGGCGCTATTTTATTCTAA
- a CDS encoding DUF2911 domain-containing protein codes for MKKLIFSLALAVSVHAFAQQYNIPAVSPRQTVEQQFSVTKISIEYGRPAVKGRKIFGELVPFGQVWRAGANEATRITFGQEVLFGGQKVKKGTYALYVIPQEKEWKIILNRGVNNWGAYTYDAKEDVATTTVPVKMMNEKMERFTINFEDITDEKLNLVFEWDKTRADVPVEILNVEETLQIIDNLKAIKKIESDIKKKNEPKK; via the coding sequence ATGAAAAAACTGATATTTTCTTTAGCATTGGCAGTAAGTGTACACGCTTTTGCTCAACAATATAACATTCCGGCTGTAAGCCCGAGACAAACCGTAGAACAGCAATTTTCGGTGACCAAAATTTCTATAGAATATGGTAGACCTGCGGTAAAAGGAAGAAAAATCTTCGGAGAATTGGTTCCTTTCGGTCAAGTTTGGAGAGCTGGAGCGAATGAAGCCACCAGAATTACTTTTGGTCAAGAAGTGCTTTTTGGCGGTCAAAAAGTGAAAAAAGGAACCTACGCTTTGTATGTGATTCCTCAAGAAAAAGAATGGAAAATCATTTTAAACAGAGGGGTTAACAATTGGGGAGCTTATACGTATGATGCAAAAGAAGATGTAGCAACAACTACCGTTCCTGTAAAAATGATGAACGAAAAAATGGAACGTTTCACCATTAATTTCGAAGATATTACAGACGAAAAATTAAATTTAGTTTTCGAGTGGGACAAAACCAGAGCAGATGTTCCTGTAGAAATTCTAAATGTAGAAGAAACGCTACAGATTATTGACAATCTGAAAGCCATCAAAAAAATAGAAAGCGACATCAAAAAGAAAAACGAACCGAAAAAGTAA